A region from the Cannabis sativa cultivar Pink pepper isolate KNU-18-1 chromosome 9, ASM2916894v1, whole genome shotgun sequence genome encodes:
- the LOC133031540 gene encoding uncharacterized protein LOC133031540, producing the protein MSIACRHDVDLMSTIFVYCKYSPGFFMASRLIIPAPEHFTGRMTYRGTGIFAKIKARFEEFNLNNTAKESRFGSFWNAVPLTFSSVLFHQLMLHKMKVDAQEELRMRFYVGRKEVRFGVLEFALITGLDFSSGPTEEEKAAQVARSGSDQLINKYFNRSDSVKTEALQDRFTNCQNPEDLYKLGLCLFVESVLLGREANALITPHILRYVEDLEFFFRIPWGKHSFARLMHSLKKDMLKQKANYEKKLSSDVQHECKYTAYGFAPAVQYWAYEAILEVGKRYGTNHGIRFPRMLSWTSKGDIGKKDVSALFSRRNLEVVKGLLPRTEEEAFVRTISYDGVENLVDDGVDDTEAEAGSQVPETQVLDTQETDTQVPIFGTFFLCLYFLLFLFCDICYIVELSYAYRIFFDIYFFRPLVQNLSPVHHLHQAFGVPSTLI; encoded by the exons ATGTCGATCGcatgtcgacatgatgtcgacctTATGTCGACGATTTTTGTTTACTGCAAATATAGTCCAGGTTTCTTT atgGCTTCCAGACTCATAATTCCAGCACCCGAGCATTTTACTGGCCGCATGACATATAGAGGCACcggaatttttgcaaaaatcaaAGCTCGGTTTGAGGAGTTCAATCTGAATAACACGGCGAAGGAAAGCCGTTTCGGCAGCTTTTGGAATGCCGTACCCTTGACATTctcctcggtgttatttcaccagctgatgctccacaaaatgaaagtggatgctcaggaggagttgaggatgCGGTTTTACGTTGGTCGGAAGGAGGTCAGATTCGGAGTGCTggagtttgcactcattacaggcctggacttctcctcggggccaacagaagaggagaaggctgcGCAGGTCGCACGCTCAGGGTCAGACCaattgatcaacaaatatttcaatcGGTCTGATAGTGTGAAGACAGAAGCACTCCAAGATAGGTTCACAAACTGTCAGAAcccggaagacttgtacaagctcggcttgtgcttgtttgtggagtcagtGCTTCTGGGCCGCGAGGCAAACGCGCTGATTACGCCTCACATACTTAGATATGTGGAAgacctcgagttcttcttccggattccttgggggaagcactcattcgccagactcatgcactcgcttaaaaaagacatgttgaaacagaaggccaactacgagaagaagctgagttcggatgttcagcacgagtgcaaatacacagcatatggcttcgcacctgcagtacaatattgggcgtacgaggccattttggaggttgggaagaggtatggcacgaatcacgggattcggttccccaggatgcttagctggacgagcaaaggcgatattgggaagaaagacgtcagcgcattattttctagacgg aatcttgaagtggtgaaggggctacttccacggacagaggaggaggcatttgtgaggaccatatcttacgatggtgtggagAACCTGGTTGATGATGGTGTGGATGACACAGAGGCTGAGGCAGGTAGTCAGGTACCAGAGACTCAGGTCCTAGACACTCAGGAAACAGACACTCAGGTACCaatttttggaactttttttttatgtctttattttttattgtttttgttttgtgatatttgttacattgtggaattatcgtatgcttaccgtattttttttgatatatattttttcaggccactggttcagaacctcagcccagtgcaccatcttcatcaggcgttCGGGGTGCCGAGTACACTGATTTAG